The Penaeus monodon isolate SGIC_2016 chromosome 33, NSTDA_Pmon_1, whole genome shotgun sequence genome includes a window with the following:
- the LOC119594431 gene encoding E3 ubiquitin-protein ligase RNF123-like: MSGLAGSSASGGFQGFSGVGMATPRQGMTDHPLHAIVRHVFEDELRSYRGIYPDGQFLDGIYSELPDYGSVQYLIRLCLENEVQRHSQSKVIPPWSPEGRLGPHRVQFDRKNFVGTFSFNNDRLGLNSQDNFSTIRANTCVFKGKWQYELMLGTKGVMQVGWATNNCHFSQEKGVGDTPDSYAYDGNRQRKWNVATYKYGAMWQCGDIISCTMDLDDGIVYFFRNGKPLGPAFSNIKMGSEVAYFPAVSLALGESLSINFGATPFRYPQTGFLPLEEPPSSDLVKARHCVKLLTRLVDLSSNWNKYENLVRIEEQWGKMRCKSCILIIVQHISAHLGPLLATPYVVEACLVPALAKLSGVKQEVEMISGTSGTAGLNLQKAHTLFDFLMASLENHELQKCLENLIICLLTGHKQAAESIHFAGQKYNLRLLYVLLSHKRLRKFCLSNILFDKVRFPSFVNIKCIDEEGLSEVVQQVWWSSKDGTVTDGNKQAYDAACNKIRKAVEEVEEIQVSILRLLLMANDYPTYQESSRALFLSKFRTFLKEHAPGSRAPIVGYTPLPVILCLFHRLLTIFNELWMAEVQESPVVIPPRLFYDGSVKYFDTHRLGGLESHLMKTLNKEVARALNQNSSETSKVINKIDEATAGASAVVDVDMCHNEPSTSGAMLGNPMMSGDSAVEGHIQHVNVTTGDIEDKPGQQGNAKMIRDSLLHLLDGIILLYHIGAHKQLGKVAAQRDSMNENVMHVLEIDKKMQYCREKGLNPSLLEELQGSRMVFITKLEEQARQQAWVLAAIHNEEKHNHLIFVMKVILSTLQESSREGELFGFVPDFYVESLTEMCTALRLYFSAPPESIPGSQALLTSVGEFLALHFCDSHIVYADSKDSLIQALAGFVCHQTTLTALEMMPLESRRQMVRNLLQPYENRAWAQNNWILVRFWKGCGFGFRYTKSPHMTNKFGPKPAHSDNPNFTQATAPCPSATFQRHIVEVLEGSLDMATPFLNSLINQLNWAFSEFIGMLQEIQNASNRPERVFIDSRQLRICATCFDLALALLRVLEMIVNISPQLFTDFSKPNAEPLLTRLLQLLCQVLNRVTGWSGCFAHVVSLEIPGLETIHHYPILTAVTGILVTLISHDLTQANPKLQVATKTLLNEPSFQLSSMYQLLGGQEAVKANMPSSCSKSTSERSAERSLEDSGSDMDFIVISSAAQGSAPQTSSNSNANNKFSLRNYPEDVTNSEIDKVEKVIMHLESCVENRSEPAAGDDEDSLCTICYAYTAVAVFEPCTHSSCRACVTHHLMNRTDCFFCKTTIQAVRDQSTGTVVYQAPASETSADQKPK, from the exons ATGTCTGGGCTAGCAGGGAGCTCAGCCAGTGGTGGGTTTCAAGGTTTCTCTGGGGTAGGAATGGCCACGCCGCGACAGGGAATGACAG ATCATCCATTGCATGCGATTGTGCGACATGTGTTTGAGGATGAGTTACGCAGCTACAGAGGAATATATCCTGATGGCCAATTCTTGGA CGGCATCTATAGTGAATTGCCAGATTACGGAAGTGTCCAGTATTTAATTCGACTCTGTCTTGAGAATGAGGTACAGCGTCATTCTCAGAGCAAA GTCATCCCCCCATGGTCGCCCGAGGGAAGGCTGGGCCCCCACCGGGTTCAGTTTGACAGGAAGAACTTTGTCGGGACTTTCTCCTTCAATAACGACCGGCTAGGACTCAACTCGCAGGACAATTTTTCCACCATTCGAGCCAACACTTGTGTTTTCAAAG gCAAATGGCAGTACGAGCTCATGCTTGGAACGAAGGGCGTCATGCAAGTAGGGTGGGCTACTAACAACTGTCACTTCTCTCAGGAGAAAGGAGTTG GAGACACTCCGGATTCATATGCCTATGATGGAAATCGCCAAAGGAAGTGGAATGTTGCTACTTACAAGTATGGTGCTATGTGGCAGTGTGGGGACATCATATCCTGTACCATGGATCTTGATGATGGCATTGTCTATTTCTTCAG gAACGGGAAGCCTCTGGGTCCGGCTTTCAGTAACATCAAGATGGGATCAGAGGTGGCCTACTTCCCTGCTGTGTCGCTGGCCCTTGGGGAGAGCCTGAGCATCAATTTTGGTGCAACACCTTTCCGTTACCCCCAGACTGGGTTCCTCCCTCTTGAGGAGCCCCCCTCCAGCGACCTAGTCAAGGCTCGTCACTGCGTCAAGTTGCTCACACGCCTTGTGGATCTTTCGAGCAACTGGAATAAG TACGAAAACCTGGTGAGAATAGAAGAACAGTGGGGGAAAATGCGCTGCAAGTCATGTATACTGATCATTGTTCAACACATATCTGCTCATCTCGGGCCGTTGCTGGCTACCCCCTATGTGGTTGAGGCCTGTCTCGTCCCTGCACTTGCAAAATTGTCAGGGGTCAAGCAGGAAGTCGAAATGATCTCTGGCACCTCTGGCACCGCAGGGCTAAACCTGCAGAAAGCACATACGCTCTTTGATTTTCTGATGGCATCCTTGGAG AATCACGAACTTCAAAAGTGCCTAGAAAACCTTATTATTTGCCTGCTTACGGGGCACAAGCAGGCAGCAGAAAGCATCCACTTTGCAGGCCAGAAGTATAACCTCCGCTTGCTGTACGTCCTCCTCTCTCACAAACGCCTCAGGAAGTTTTGCCTCAGCAACATTCTCTTTGATAAAGTCAG ATTTCCCAGTTTTGTAAATATAAAGTGCATTGATGAGGAAGGGCTCAGTGAGGTCGTGCAGCAGGTGTGGTGGAGTTCCAAGGACGGCACCGTGACAGATGGCAACAAGCAGGCCTATGACGCAGCCTGCAACAAGATACGCAAAGCTGTTGAAG AGGTGGAAGAGATCCAGGTGTCCATTTTACGCTTACTGCTGATGGCCAACGATTACCCTACGTACCAGGAGAGCAGTAGGGCGCTCTTCTTGTCCAAATTTAGAACCTTCCTGAAGGAACATGCACCAGGCTCCAGG GCACCAATCGTTGGGTACACGCCACTTCCCGTCATTTTGTGCTTGTTTCATCGCCTGCTGACCATCTTCAATGAACTCTGGATGGCTGAGGTCCAGGAAAGCCCCGTTGTCATCCCTCCAAGGCTGTTTTACGACGGCTCCGTCAAATACTTTGATACACATAGGTTAGGGGGTCTGGAATCTCACTTGATGAAAACGCTCAACAAAGAGGTTGCCAGGGCCCTGAACCAGAACAGTAGTGAGACATCGAAG GTTATAAATAAGATTGATGAAGCAACTGCTGGTGCTAGTGCTGTGGTGGATGTTGACATGTGCCACAATGAACCATCAACATCAG GAGCCATGCTTGGAAATCCCATGATGTCTGGAGACAGTGCTGTCGAAGGGCACATTCAGCACGTGAACGTTACCACAGGGGACATAGAGGACAAGCCAGGACAGCAAGGCAACGCGAAAATGATACGGGATTCCCTGCTCCACCTTCTAGACGGAATTATCCTCTTGTACCACATTGGGGCCCACAAGCAACTAGGGAAGGTGGCTGCCCAAAGGGACTCTATGAACGAGAATGTGATGCATGTGTTGGAAATTGACAAGAAGATGCAGTACTGTAGAGAAAAG GGTCTAAACCCAAGCCTACTAGAAGAACTCCAAGGGTCGAGGATGGTTTTCATCACAAAATTAGAGGAGCAAGCGAGACAGCAGGCGTGGGTGTTGGCTGCGATCCACAACGAAGAGAAACACAATCACCTCATTTTTGTGATGAAGGTCATTCTTTCCACGCTTCAG GAATCTTCAAGAGAAGGAGAGTTGTTTGGCTTTGTGCCAGACTTTTATGTCGAGAGTTTGACGGAAATGTGCACTGCGCTACGACTCTATTTTAGCGCTCCCCCAGAGAGCATACCTG GATCTCAAGCTCTTCTGACAAGTGTAGGAGAGTTCCTTGCTCTGCACTTCTGTGACTCACACATTGTGTACGCAGATAGTAAAGACTCGCTCATTCAAGCTCTGGCAGGCTTTGTATGTCACCAGACAACCCTCACAGCCTTAGAGATGATGCCTCTGGaaag CCGAAGACAAATGGTGCGCAACCTCCTACAGCCTTATGAGAACCGCGCTTGGGCGCAGAATAACTGGATCCTGGTGCGCTTCTGGAAGGGCTGTGGCTTTGGCTTCCGCTACACTAAAAGCCCCCACATGACGAACAAGTTTGGGCCGAAACCCGCCCATTCTGACAACCCCAACTTCACCCAAGCCACAG CGCCATGTCCCTCTGCGACCTTCCAACGGCACATAGTGGAGGTGCTTGAAGGGTCACTTGACATGGCCACACCTTTCCTAAACTCCCTAATCAACCAGCTGAACTGGGCCTTTTCTGAATTCATCGGCATGTTGCAAgag ATTCAAAATGCTTCAAACCGTCCCGAGAGAGTGTTCATTGACTCACGACAGCTTCGCATTTGTGCAACGTGCTTTGACTTGGCCTTAGCTCTCTTGCGAGTGCTGGAGATGATCGTCAACATTTCCCCCCAACTGTTCACCGACTTTTCTAAACCTAATGCAGAACCTCTCCTAACTAGGTTGTTGCAG CTGCTGTGCCAGGTCCTGAATCGCGTGACGGGCTGGTCTGGCTGCTTTGCTCACGTGGTGAGCCTGGAGATCCCGGGTCTGGAGACAATCCACCACTATCCCATCCTTACAGCCGTCACAGGGATCTTGGTCACCCTCATCAGCCATGATCTCACCCAAG CCAATCCAAAACTGCAAGTAGCAACAAAAACCCTACTGAATGAACCTAGCTTCCAGCTAAGCTCCATGTATCAACTCCTTGGGGGCCAGGAGGCAGTAAAAGCTAACATGCCGTCTTCCTGTTCAAAATCCACCTCTGAAAGATCAGCTGAGAGGTCTTTAGAAGACTCGGGGAGTGACATGGATTTCATTGTGATATCTTCAGCTGCACAAGGATCGGCTCCTCAAACCTCAAGTAACAGCAATGCCAATAACAAATTTTCCCTGAGAAATT ACCCAGAAGATGTGACAAACTCGGAGATCGACAAGGTGGAAAAGGTTATCATGCACTTGGAGTCGTGTGTGGAGAACCGCAGTGAGCCGGCGGCTGGTGACGATGAAGATTCCCTATGCACTATATGCTATGCCTACACAGCTGTGGCAGTGTTTGAACCTTGCACGCATTCATCCTGCAG GGCTTGTGTCACTCATCACCTAATGAATCGGACAGACTGCTTCTTTTGCAAAACTACCATCCAGGCAGTTAGAGACCAGAGCACAGGCACAGTAGTTTATCAGGCCCCAGCTTCTGAAACATCAGCAGACCAGAAGCCAAAATAG